A genomic window from Actinomycetaceae bacterium MB13-C1-2 includes:
- a CDS encoding cupin domain-containing protein, which translates to MEVTAVGFDDVPGATGVSMSMLLDQTRLERVRVDIAVLDEHSSLPRHRAGQNQLFYVVSGTGRVAGADDVEVPVGPGTLVEWQAGEEHTSWAYTRMTVLIIQERSAPTVGGSQ; encoded by the coding sequence ATGGAAGTAACTGCTGTTGGGTTTGACGATGTGCCGGGTGCCACCGGTGTGTCAATGTCGATGTTGCTGGACCAAACTCGATTGGAACGTGTTCGAGTCGATATCGCAGTCCTCGACGAGCACTCGTCCCTACCCAGACACCGGGCAGGACAGAACCAACTCTTCTATGTGGTTTCTGGAACTGGACGGGTTGCCGGTGCAGACGACGTCGAGGTCCCGGTCGGCCCCGGTACGCTGGTTGAATGGCAAGCAGGGGAAGAGCACACCTCGTGGGCGTATACGAGAATGACTGTCCTCATAATCCAAGAGCGGAGCGCCCCGACCGTAGGTGGTTCTCAGTGA